A part of Pseudomonas sp. HR96 genomic DNA contains:
- a CDS encoding thymidylate synthase — protein MKQYLDLVADVIKNGSVQANRTGVKTISLPGAMLRFDLQKGFPAITTRKLAFKSAIGELVGFLRGVNNAAEFRALGCKVWDQNANENQQWLTNPFRLGTDDLGEIYGVQWRQWPAYKRIAASNAAAIELCLSQGYVQLAAGEEDGEAFVVLYKAIDQIRQCVDTIVNDPGSRRILFHGWNCAQLDEMALPPCHLLYQFHPNPETREISLTLYIRSNDLGLGTPFNLTEGAALLSLIGRLTGYTPRWFTYFIGDAHVYENHLSMLTEQLDREPFPAPRLVISARVPEYAKTGVYQPEWLELIEPGDFSLEGYEHHPPLTAPMAV, from the coding sequence ATGAAGCAATACCTCGATCTGGTCGCCGACGTCATCAAGAACGGCAGCGTGCAAGCCAACCGTACCGGCGTGAAGACCATCAGCCTGCCCGGCGCCATGTTGCGCTTCGACTTGCAGAAGGGCTTTCCGGCCATTACCACGCGCAAGCTGGCGTTCAAGTCGGCGATCGGCGAACTGGTGGGCTTCCTGCGCGGCGTCAACAACGCCGCCGAGTTCCGCGCGCTGGGCTGCAAGGTCTGGGACCAGAATGCCAACGAAAACCAGCAGTGGCTGACCAACCCGTTCCGCCTGGGCACCGACGACCTCGGTGAAATCTACGGCGTGCAATGGCGTCAGTGGCCGGCGTACAAGCGCATCGCCGCGAGCAATGCCGCGGCCATCGAGCTCTGCCTGAGTCAGGGCTACGTGCAGCTGGCGGCCGGCGAAGAAGACGGCGAAGCGTTCGTGGTGCTGTACAAGGCCATCGACCAGATCCGCCAGTGCGTCGACACCATCGTCAATGACCCCGGCAGCCGGCGCATTCTGTTCCACGGCTGGAACTGCGCGCAGCTCGACGAGATGGCCCTGCCGCCATGTCACTTGCTGTATCAGTTCCACCCGAACCCGGAAACCCGGGAGATCTCGCTGACCCTGTACATCCGCTCCAACGACCTGGGCCTGGGCACGCCGTTCAACCTCACCGAAGGCGCCGCGCTGCTGTCGCTGATCGGCCGCCTGACCGGCTACACGCCACGCTGGTTCACCTACTTCATCGGCGACGCCCACGTCTACGAGAACCACCTGAGCATGCTCACCGAGCAACTCGACCGCGAACCCTTCCCGGCCCCCAGGCTGGTGATCTCCGCCCGCGTGCCGGAGTACGCCAAGACCGGCGTCTACCAGCCAGAGTGGCTGGAGCTGATCGAACCTGGCGATTTCTCGCTGGAAGGTTATGAACATCATCCGCCACTGACGGCGCCGATGGCGGTGTGA
- the cadR gene encoding Cd(II)/Pb(II)-responsive transcriptional regulator produces the protein MKIGELAKATDCQVETIRYYEREQLLPAPARTDGNYRFYTQAHVERLTFIRNCRTLDMTLEEIRSLLALRDLPDDQCQSVNALIDEHIEHVKLRIDGLQALQTQLLELRDKCRVAGSDDQCGIIQQLETSGAVTAPEVEHSHVGRSHRH, from the coding sequence ATGAAAATCGGTGAACTGGCGAAAGCCACCGACTGCCAGGTCGAAACCATCCGCTACTACGAGCGTGAGCAACTGCTGCCCGCCCCGGCCCGCACCGATGGCAACTACCGCTTCTACACCCAGGCGCACGTGGAGCGCCTGACCTTCATCCGCAATTGCCGCACCCTGGACATGACGCTCGAAGAGATTCGCAGCCTGCTGGCATTGCGTGACCTGCCCGACGACCAGTGCCAGAGCGTCAACGCGCTGATCGATGAGCATATCGAGCACGTGAAACTGCGCATCGATGGCTTGCAGGCCTTGCAGACGCAGTTGCTGGAGCTACGCGATAAATGCCGGGTGGCCGGCTCGGACGATCAGTGCGGGATCATTCAGCAGCTGGAAACAAGCGGGGCGGTGACAGCTCCGGAGGTGGAGCACTCGCATGTGGGGAGGAGCCACAGGCACTAA
- a CDS encoding helix-turn-helix transcriptional regulator, whose amino-acid sequence MKTSLLLEIRQRRLLLGLKIQDMTLRAGLTRQQYAKIERDGNPRLNTLDQIAEGLDAAIVLVPKDQLAAVRQLLAGHNPSPPSFGEDEPDDPWEDLL is encoded by the coding sequence ATGAAAACCTCACTGCTTCTGGAAATCCGGCAAAGGCGCTTGCTGCTAGGGCTCAAAATTCAGGACATGACGCTGCGGGCAGGGCTGACGCGCCAGCAGTACGCCAAGATAGAACGCGACGGTAATCCTCGCCTGAACACCCTCGACCAGATCGCCGAAGGATTGGATGCAGCCATCGTGCTCGTGCCGAAGGATCAGCTAGCCGCTGTGCGTCAGCTATTGGCAGGCCACAATCCTTCGCCACCAAGCTTTGGAGAGGATGAACCCGACGATCCTTGGGAAGACCTTTTATGA
- the lgt gene encoding prolipoprotein diacylglyceryl transferase: MLPYPQIDPVAVAIGPLQIHWYGLMYLIGIGSAWLLASRRLNDFDPTWTKEKLSDLVFWCAMGVIIGGRLGYVLFYDLPAYIANPFLIFEVWKGGMAFHGGFLGVMIATWWFGRRNGKSLFQLLDFIAPLVPIGLGAGRIGNFINAELWGKPTDLPWAMVFPPFSDPAQLPRHPSQLYQFALEGVALFVILWLFSRKPRPTMAVSGMFALFYGIFRFVVEFVRVPDAQLGYLAWGWVTMGQILSLPMIVVGLTLLWLAYHKKQPAVQPS; this comes from the coding sequence ATGCTGCCTTACCCGCAGATTGACCCGGTGGCCGTTGCCATCGGCCCCCTGCAAATCCATTGGTACGGCTTGATGTACCTGATCGGGATCGGCAGCGCCTGGCTGCTGGCCTCGCGTCGCCTGAACGACTTCGACCCCACCTGGACCAAGGAGAAGCTCTCCGACCTGGTGTTCTGGTGCGCCATGGGTGTGATCATCGGCGGGCGCTTGGGCTACGTGCTGTTCTACGACCTGCCGGCGTACATCGCCAACCCGTTCCTGATTTTCGAAGTCTGGAAGGGCGGCATGGCTTTCCATGGTGGCTTCCTCGGGGTGATGATCGCCACCTGGTGGTTTGGTCGACGCAACGGCAAGTCGTTGTTCCAACTGCTCGATTTCATCGCGCCGCTGGTGCCGATCGGCCTGGGCGCCGGGCGCATCGGCAACTTCATCAATGCCGAGCTGTGGGGCAAGCCCACTGACCTGCCATGGGCCATGGTCTTCCCGCCGTTCAGCGACCCGGCGCAACTGCCGCGCCATCCGTCGCAGCTGTACCAGTTCGCCCTGGAAGGCGTGGCCCTGTTCGTCATCCTCTGGCTGTTCTCGCGCAAGCCGCGCCCGACCATGGCTGTTTCCGGGATGTTCGCCCTGTTCTACGGGATCTTCCGCTTCGTGGTCGAATTCGTGCGGGTACCGGACGCGCAGCTGGGCTACCTCGCCTGGGGCTGGGTGACCATGGGCCAGATCCTCTCGCTGCCGATGATCGTGGTCGGTCTGACGTTGCTGTGGCTGGCGTATCACAAGAAGCAGCCTGCGGTACAACCCTCCTGA
- a CDS encoding NRDE family protein — protein sequence MCLIVFAWRPGHAQPLIVAANRDEFYARPTQPLAPWDDYPQVCAGRDLEAGGTWLGLGGAGRFAALTNIRQPGQAAGLRSRGELVAGFLCGAQSIDEYLAGVAERAAQYAGFNLLLGDGQRLVYASSTVAAQPLAAGVYGLSNAGLDSPWPKLLKARAGLAAQLQDYSVQSLLELLADAQPAADAELPDTGVGLATERLLSSAFIASPNYGTRASTVLVMDAKGRAQLTERSFGPYGGRLGEVFMASWRG from the coding sequence ATGTGCCTGATAGTGTTCGCCTGGCGGCCGGGCCATGCCCAGCCGTTGATCGTCGCGGCCAACCGCGACGAGTTCTACGCTCGCCCCACCCAGCCGTTGGCGCCCTGGGACGATTACCCGCAGGTCTGCGCCGGGCGCGATCTGGAGGCCGGGGGCACCTGGCTGGGGCTCGGTGGCGCCGGGCGTTTCGCCGCCCTGACCAACATCCGCCAGCCTGGCCAGGCGGCGGGGCTGCGTTCGCGTGGGGAACTGGTGGCAGGGTTTCTCTGCGGCGCACAATCGATCGATGAGTACCTGGCCGGCGTGGCCGAGCGAGCGGCGCAGTATGCCGGGTTCAACCTGTTGCTCGGCGATGGGCAGCGGCTGGTCTACGCAAGCTCGACGGTGGCGGCGCAGCCTCTTGCGGCGGGGGTATATGGCTTGTCCAACGCCGGGCTGGACAGTCCCTGGCCAAAGTTGCTCAAGGCGCGGGCCGGGCTGGCGGCGCAGTTGCAGGATTATTCGGTGCAGTCGCTGCTGGAGCTCCTGGCCGATGCGCAGCCGGCGGCCGATGCCGAGCTGCCTGACACCGGCGTTGGCTTGGCTACCGAGCGGCTGCTATCGAGCGCTTTCATTGCCAGCCCCAACTACGGCACGCGGGCGAGCACGGTGCTGGTGATGGATGCCAAGGGACGTGCGCAGCTGACCGAGCGCAGTTTCGGGCCCTATGGCGGCAGGTTGGGCGAAGTGTTCATGGCAAGCTGGCGAGGTTGA